In the Bacillota bacterium genome, one interval contains:
- the kbl gene encoding glycine C-acetyltransferase: protein MSKKILEDLRSQFKVLQQDGLYKKERIITSPQSSNISISSGEKVLNFCANNYLGLASHPAVIEAARNTMEMWGYGLSSVRFICGTQQIHKELEQKVSEFLHTEDTILYAACFDANGGIFEPLLGEDSAIISDELNHASIIDGVRLCKAARYRYKHSDMKELRNCLEEAKQSRYRLIATDGVFSMDGDIAKLPEICKLAEEYDALVMVDDSHATGYIGKTGRGSFEHFGLEGKIDLITTTFGKALGGAMGGCTSGRIELIEMLRQRSRPYLFSNSLAPAVVGGTLKVIEMLSSSNELRDKVMENAAYFRQKMINAGFTVVPGETAIVPVMLYNEPLALKMADLMLKEGIYVIGFAFPVVPRGKARIRVQLSAAHEKEHLDKAISAFIKVGRELKVI from the coding sequence ATGTCAAAAAAGATTCTTGAAGATTTACGTTCACAATTTAAGGTATTGCAGCAGGACGGGTTATATAAAAAAGAACGGATCATAACGAGTCCGCAATCATCAAATATTTCAATTTCTTCCGGTGAAAAAGTCCTTAATTTTTGTGCAAATAATTACCTTGGCCTGGCCAGCCATCCCGCAGTTATTGAAGCAGCCAGGAATACTATGGAAATGTGGGGCTACGGACTTTCATCAGTCAGGTTTATCTGCGGCACTCAGCAGATTCACAAAGAACTTGAACAGAAGGTATCTGAATTTCTGCATACCGAAGATACTATATTATACGCAGCCTGTTTTGACGCTAACGGTGGTATCTTTGAACCTCTGCTTGGAGAAGATAGTGCCATAATATCTGACGAGTTAAATCATGCTTCGATTATCGACGGAGTCAGGTTGTGTAAAGCTGCGCGATACCGTTATAAACATTCTGACATGAAAGAGCTGCGTAACTGCCTTGAGGAGGCAAAGCAGTCCAGGTATCGTTTAATCGCAACCGACGGTGTATTCTCCATGGATGGAGATATAGCCAAACTTCCTGAAATCTGTAAGCTGGCTGAAGAATATGATGCCCTGGTTATGGTTGATGACAGCCACGCGACAGGCTATATCGGAAAGACCGGCCGGGGAAGCTTCGAACACTTCGGGTTGGAAGGCAAAATAGACCTGATCACAACTACATTCGGCAAAGCACTCGGAGGAGCTATGGGAGGGTGTACATCGGGAAGAATCGAACTGATCGAGATGCTTCGCCAGCGATCCAGACCTTACCTCTTTTCTAATTCTCTTGCTCCTGCCGTGGTCGGAGGCACATTGAAAGTTATTGAAATGCTTTCAAGTTCCAACGAATTACGTGATAAAGTTATGGAAAACGCAGCTTATTTCCGCCAAAAAATGATTAATGCCGGTTTCACAGTAGTTCCTGGAGAAACCGCAATTGTTCCAGTCATGCTCTACAATGAACCTCTAGCCCTGAAGATGGCCGACCTGATGTTAAAAGAAGGAATCTATGTTATCGGATTTGCCTTCCCTGTTGTCCCCAGGGGTAAAGCGCGGATCAGGGTTCAGCTATCTGCAGCCCACGAAAAAGAACATTTGGATAAGGCAATTTCAGCTTTTATCAAGGTTGGCAGGGAATTGAAAGTAATCTGA
- a CDS encoding NAD-dependent epimerase/dehydratase family protein: MKKILVTGAMGQIGTELVPYLRNIYGLENVVASGRRIREECTILYEGPFELIDITRPEQIDYTVKKYEIDTIYHLASMLSARGESNPQELWEINMNGLVNVLEIARAYKCSLFFPSSIAVFGPDAPKVKTPQDALTRPTSIYGVSKVSGELLCDYYHLKYDLDIRGLRYPGVISSAAMPGGGTTDYAVHIFYDALKKSRYTCFLKEDSSIDMIYMPDVLEGAVQLMEADPFRLQHRNAFNVSAITVTPLQLAAEIKKHLPQLEIDYEIDPVRQSIADSWPDSLDDSAARSEWGWNPKYDLTAMTKDMLSILSKKLK; this comes from the coding sequence GTGAAAAAAATATTGGTTACCGGTGCAATGGGCCAGATCGGAACAGAATTGGTCCCCTATCTCAGAAATATTTACGGCCTGGAAAATGTCGTTGCTTCCGGCAGAAGGATCAGGGAGGAATGCACAATCCTCTATGAAGGACCTTTTGAACTTATTGACATTACCCGGCCTGAACAGATTGATTATACCGTTAAGAAATATGAGATAGATACTATATATCATCTGGCTTCCATGCTATCAGCCCGGGGGGAAAGCAACCCACAGGAGCTATGGGAAATTAATATGAACGGACTGGTGAATGTCCTCGAGATTGCCCGGGCATATAAGTGCTCTCTCTTTTTCCCCAGTTCAATAGCTGTTTTTGGTCCCGATGCACCGAAAGTTAAGACTCCTCAGGATGCCCTTACCAGACCGACTTCCATTTACGGTGTATCCAAAGTTTCCGGTGAACTGCTTTGCGATTACTATCACCTGAAATATGATCTTGATATTCGCGGTCTCAGGTATCCCGGCGTTATCTCAAGTGCTGCCATGCCTGGTGGCGGTACTACTGATTATGCCGTCCACATTTTTTATGATGCTCTTAAGAAAAGCCGCTACACTTGTTTTTTAAAAGAAGATAGCTCTATAGATATGATCTACATGCCCGATGTACTTGAAGGAGCGGTCCAGCTTATGGAAGCAGATCCTTTTAGATTGCAGCATCGGAATGCTTTCAATGTTTCGGCAATCACTGTAACTCCACTCCAGCTCGCTGCTGAGATAAAGAAACATTTGCCTCAATTAGAAATCGATTACGAAATTGATCCCGTCCGTCAGTCTATCGCCGATAGCTGGCCTGATTCGCTTGACGATTCAGCAGCCCGCAGCGAATGGGGCTGGAATCCAAAATATGATCTTACAGCGATGACCAAAGATATGCTTTCTATCCTTTCCAAAAAGCTGAAATAA
- a CDS encoding polysaccharide deacetylase family protein: MFIDLMVRGLIVLIFLSGSLVISYYITRLIALIIPFFIISEILLWSGTVVLSSLILMGVAYYYVYHGFGTQADIIRRFSDADNKVVLTFDDGPGKLYTEEILKVLSAKKARATFFMVGSQIEKYPEIARKVVEEGHEIGNHTYGHITVPNTSPPQLTAQIMRTNLLLLQNTGTYPQYLRPPRGLYDMRMRRIAKLLGQELILWSISSQDWHPRSTASGVTRRILERVSAGDIILFHDSGSLLGGEGANRCSTVDALGPVIDGLRAKGLEIESLENLLARRSGQEK; this comes from the coding sequence TTGTTCATTGATTTAATGGTCCGGGGTTTGATAGTCCTCATTTTTCTATCAGGATCTCTCGTTATCAGTTACTATATTACCCGTTTAATAGCATTAATAATCCCTTTCTTTATCATCAGTGAGATATTACTATGGTCCGGTACTGTGGTATTATCATCGCTTATACTGATGGGAGTTGCTTACTATTACGTATACCATGGTTTTGGCACACAGGCAGACATTATCCGTAGGTTTTCCGATGCGGATAATAAAGTTGTCCTCACCTTCGATGATGGTCCGGGAAAACTTTATACAGAAGAAATTCTGAAAGTCCTTTCTGCCAAGAAAGCAAGGGCAACATTTTTTATGGTTGGCAGCCAGATTGAAAAATATCCCGAGATTGCCCGGAAGGTAGTTGAGGAAGGGCATGAAATAGGCAACCATACATATGGACATATTACCGTCCCCAACACATCACCACCTCAACTGACGGCCCAGATCATGCGGACAAACCTGCTTCTTCTTCAGAATACAGGCACATACCCGCAGTATCTCCGGCCGCCGCGGGGGCTTTATGATATGCGGATGCGCCGTATCGCTAAATTGCTGGGGCAGGAGTTGATCTTGTGGAGCATATCATCACAGGATTGGCATCCCAGGTCTACTGCTTCAGGTGTTACACGTAGAATTCTTGAAAGAGTTTCTGCCGGAGATATCATTTTGTTTCATGACAGCGGTTCTCTGCTGGGTGGTGAAGGAGCAAACCGCTGTTCCACTGTGGACGCGCTGGGGCCCGTAATTGACGGCTTAAGAGCAAAAGGACTGGAGATAGAAAGCCTGGAAAACCTGTTGGCCCGAAGATCAGGTCAGGAAAAGTGA
- a CDS encoding alpha/beta hydrolase, with translation MNTSRHDLSFINSSFAKIDDQEIHYRLWGADDEQAEKILLIHGFGASTFSWRFTAPYLEEHGYTVIASDLPGFGLSERKAGLDHTSEARAELMWELLDKICPESKWHLVGHSMGGAVVTAMALQEPDRVESLTLVAGAVFGAENKFIQTLFRYPPSGRWVKVLATHMILRENRIKELLASAYGREPVSDEVEGYFQPVTVEKSEEVFADLMKTGITSMADRVEEVELPVLLVWGEEDAWVPLEQGRKLVDKFPRADLVIIPEEGHVPMETSPVIFNEILLIFISEVTDRD, from the coding sequence TTGAATACGAGTCGGCATGATCTGAGTTTTATTAACAGTAGTTTTGCCAAAATTGATGATCAGGAAATACATTACCGCCTGTGGGGCGCCGACGATGAACAGGCAGAAAAGATTCTCCTAATTCATGGGTTTGGCGCTTCTACTTTTTCATGGCGATTTACAGCACCATACCTTGAAGAACACGGTTACACGGTTATAGCTTCCGACCTGCCCGGCTTCGGGTTGTCTGAACGAAAAGCCGGCTTAGACCATACTTCAGAAGCCAGGGCTGAATTAATGTGGGAGTTACTTGATAAGATCTGCCCTGAAAGTAAATGGCATCTGGTCGGCCACTCAATGGGAGGGGCTGTAGTTACGGCAATGGCCCTGCAAGAGCCGGATAGAGTAGAGAGTTTAACACTTGTTGCGGGAGCGGTTTTTGGCGCGGAAAACAAATTTATTCAAACTCTTTTTCGATATCCTCCATCCGGGCGCTGGGTTAAAGTTTTGGCCACGCATATGATTTTAAGGGAAAATAGAATTAAAGAATTGCTCGCTTCCGCATATGGTCGCGAACCGGTTTCTGATGAGGTGGAGGGTTATTTTCAGCCTGTGACCGTTGAAAAGAGCGAGGAGGTTTTTGCCGATCTTATGAAAACCGGCATTACATCCATGGCAGATCGAGTGGAAGAAGTCGAATTGCCTGTACTCCTGGTCTGGGGGGAGGAAGATGCCTGGGTGCCTCTTGAACAGGGGCGGAAGCTGGTTGATAAGTTTCCCCGCGCAGATCTGGTGATCATTCCCGAAGAAGGGCATGTTCCGATGGAAACATCTCCGGTGATATTTAATGAGATCCTGCTTATATTTATCAGTGAAGTAACTGATCGTGATTAG
- a CDS encoding DUF697 domain-containing protein, protein MSGFIKKIMVTITAFLTLLFILFVINQTSQAVSLATGIHPVLGQIVLYLLLAVYAAVIIVPLFLIFKRPLTLFPPEDTEGEEYRRYLQQLAKRLSRNPHVKDDKIDPEDREAIDAALKELDILADSRLKEAAGGVFIMTAISQYGALDAVIVALSQFRMIWQVSLLYNQRPNLRELAYLYGNVFATAFLATRIENLELLEDQLEPVIASIMGSSLSSLTPAFNTAANLITNSIIQGSSNAYLTLRVGVITKQYCSSLVKPEKTQLRHAAAVQAAALLAKVLSESTYIVTKAVIKATAKAGKRPFRYGQNLITQTSKKTYNAGKTTFQKGENLARGLGDAVKSSGRRIKYYFVKEKPKPEEE, encoded by the coding sequence ATGTCTGGATTTATTAAAAAAATTATGGTCACAATTACTGCATTCCTGACCCTTCTCTTTATCTTATTTGTCATTAATCAGACAAGTCAGGCTGTATCGCTGGCAACCGGAATTCATCCTGTCCTGGGGCAAATAGTTTTATATTTATTACTGGCTGTTTATGCCGCGGTTATCATCGTTCCCCTGTTTTTAATTTTCAAGAGACCGCTGACCCTGTTCCCTCCGGAAGATACAGAGGGAGAAGAATACCGCAGATACCTTCAACAGCTTGCCAAAAGGCTGTCAAGAAATCCACATGTGAAAGATGACAAAATAGATCCGGAGGATCGCGAAGCGATAGATGCTGCCCTAAAAGAACTTGATATATTGGCCGACAGCAGGCTTAAAGAAGCTGCAGGCGGCGTTTTTATCATGACTGCCATCTCTCAATATGGCGCACTAGACGCCGTGATTGTTGCCCTCAGCCAATTCAGGATGATCTGGCAGGTATCTCTGCTTTACAATCAGCGGCCTAATCTGCGTGAACTGGCCTATCTCTACGGTAACGTTTTCGCTACCGCTTTCCTGGCAACCAGGATCGAAAACCTGGAGTTGCTCGAAGATCAGCTTGAACCGGTAATCGCTTCAATTATGGGTAGTTCCCTCTCATCACTGACTCCAGCTTTTAACACCGCAGCAAATTTGATTACCAATTCAATAATCCAGGGTTCATCAAATGCCTATCTAACCTTACGAGTGGGGGTGATTACAAAACAATATTGTTCCTCACTGGTAAAACCTGAAAAAACTCAGCTGAGACATGCTGCGGCAGTACAGGCTGCCGCCCTGCTGGCAAAAGTTTTGAGCGAATCAACATACATCGTAACCAAAGCTGTAATCAAAGCTACGGCAAAAGCAGGAAAACGACCTTTCCGTTACGGGCAAAATCTGATTACACAAACCTCGAAAAAAACTTATAATGCCGGAAAGACAACTTTTCAGAAAGGTGAAAATCTGGCCCGGGGTCTTGGAGATGCAGTAAAAAGCAGTGGACGCAGGATCAAATACTATTTTGTAAAAGAGAAACCAAAACCGGAAGAAGAATAG
- a CDS encoding molybdopterin-dependent oxidoreductase yields MKMIKTACSLDCWDQCAFLVGVENGKIASIGPDPDQPITACSICVKGKKHLERFYHPHRLMNPLLKKAGSFTRVSWNEALHTMAEKISKSLNNHGPLSLLHFFDGGYGGLLKNIESRFFSALGGCTMHRGSLCWGAGLAAQRYDFGTIMSHHHEDLINSKLIVIWGRNPAYTQVHLLPYIRRASEKGAKVILIDPIRTATAGLADEHVRINPGTDGALALGMAGIIIESGIADFNFISSYTTGFEQYRELCADYTPDKTAEITGIPSEKIMKLALDYAGHKPASLMIGFGVQRHSNGGNTIRAIDALAAVTGNIGIAGGGANYANFRTTRLIDHDYLGGVDLNPTHRIYSKPKLAETIMNLKDPEIDFLYISRSNPMVQIGDSELMRAALSKVPFVVTADHFMTDTAAASDLVLPAACFPEAEDIFFTSMSHQYLNYGPKIIDPPGECRVEYDYLKELADLLGVEGFPEADSSELLTRAIRPLTAALGITLEDIKEKSPLLLPGGNEIPWADRVFETADGKYNFDSEKAVNDGADGLPLYHEPIELSDQNIRGKGYRYWFATPHPRNSIHSIHRLNSADEIWAYISSETARFENLVDGEEVRVSSIRGTIELKVKISDNVPPETVMVYEGWWHNTGSVVNKLAPDRVTDIGDQAAYYDCLCRIDKKNMQVKA; encoded by the coding sequence ATGAAAATGATTAAAACCGCATGTTCGTTGGATTGCTGGGATCAGTGTGCTTTTTTGGTTGGAGTAGAGAATGGGAAAATAGCTTCCATCGGGCCTGATCCGGATCAACCGATTACAGCCTGCAGCATTTGTGTCAAGGGAAAGAAGCATCTGGAAAGATTTTATCATCCCCATCGGTTGATGAACCCTTTACTGAAAAAGGCTGGTAGTTTTACACGAGTAAGCTGGAATGAAGCTCTTCATACTATGGCGGAAAAGATATCCAAATCATTAAATAACCACGGACCGCTCTCACTGCTCCACTTTTTTGATGGTGGATACGGGGGGCTTCTGAAGAATATTGAATCAAGATTTTTCAGTGCTCTTGGAGGATGCACCATGCATCGGGGCAGCCTGTGCTGGGGTGCCGGATTGGCGGCACAGCGTTATGACTTTGGCACGATCATGTCACACCACCATGAGGATTTGATCAATTCAAAACTGATTGTTATCTGGGGCCGGAATCCTGCTTATACCCAGGTTCACTTGCTACCCTATATACGCAGAGCCAGTGAAAAAGGGGCAAAGGTTATTTTGATTGATCCAATCCGGACCGCCACGGCTGGTCTGGCCGATGAGCATGTCAGAATCAATCCCGGTACTGATGGTGCGCTTGCCCTGGGCATGGCGGGAATTATAATTGAGTCAGGGATTGCTGATTTTAATTTCATATCCAGTTATACCACCGGTTTTGAACAGTATAGGGAACTGTGTGCTGACTACACGCCGGACAAAACCGCAGAAATTACAGGGATCCCTTCAGAAAAAATCATGAAACTTGCACTGGATTATGCCGGCCATAAACCAGCTTCTTTAATGATCGGTTTTGGAGTGCAGCGACACAGCAACGGGGGGAATACTATCCGGGCTATTGATGCCCTCGCTGCTGTAACCGGTAATATAGGGATTGCGGGTGGCGGTGCCAATTATGCCAATTTCAGAACCACCCGCCTGATTGATCATGATTACCTCGGCGGAGTGGATCTTAACCCAACTCACCGCATATATTCGAAACCAAAGCTTGCAGAAACAATTATGAATTTAAAAGATCCCGAAATTGATTTTCTTTACATTAGCCGCTCAAACCCGATGGTTCAGATCGGTGACAGTGAATTAATGCGTGCGGCTCTATCAAAGGTACCGTTTGTTGTTACTGCCGACCATTTCATGACCGATACCGCTGCGGCATCCGATCTGGTTCTGCCGGCTGCCTGTTTCCCCGAAGCAGAAGATATTTTCTTCACTTCGATGAGCCACCAGTATCTAAATTATGGACCAAAAATTATCGACCCTCCAGGTGAATGCCGGGTTGAATACGACTATCTGAAGGAATTGGCAGATCTTCTGGGCGTTGAGGGATTTCCGGAAGCTGATTCATCCGAACTGCTGACCCGGGCTATACGACCTCTCACTGCTGCCCTGGGGATCACTTTGGAAGATATCAAAGAAAAATCTCCGCTGCTTCTTCCGGGAGGCAATGAAATCCCCTGGGCTGACCGGGTGTTTGAAACTGCAGATGGGAAATACAACTTCGATTCGGAGAAAGCTGTTAATGATGGGGCTGATGGTTTGCCCCTGTACCACGAACCTATTGAGCTGAGTGACCAGAATATCCGGGGAAAAGGTTATCGTTATTGGTTTGCCACACCACATCCACGAAATTCCATACACTCCATTCACCGCCTGAACAGCGCCGATGAAATCTGGGCTTACATCTCTTCTGAGACTGCCCGGTTCGAGAATCTTGTTGATGGTGAAGAGGTCAGGGTTTCTTCAATCCGGGGAACCATTGAGTTAAAAGTGAAGATAAGTGACAACGTGCCTCCCGAGACAGTCATGGTTTATGAAGGATGGTGGCATAATACCGGTAGTGTTGTAAATAAACTTGCCCCTGACCGGGTTACCGATATCGGTGATCAGGCCGCTTACTACGATTGTTTATGTCGAATTGATAAAAAGAATATGCAAGTTAAAGCATGA
- a CDS encoding ferritin family protein produces the protein MPDFGHPFSGLSSERKLTHEELIRAVRFMVAVEYEAIQLYMQLAESIDNQLAITVLKDIADEERVHAGEFLRLLKELDPEEEELYQEGYEEVEELMEELE, from the coding sequence ATACCTGATTTCGGTCATCCATTTTCCGGATTATCATCGGAACGCAAGCTTACTCACGAGGAATTGATCAGGGCAGTCCGCTTTATGGTTGCAGTCGAGTATGAAGCGATTCAGCTTTACATGCAGCTGGCAGAGTCAATTGATAATCAGCTGGCAATTACTGTTCTTAAAGATATTGCTGATGAGGAAAGAGTTCATGCCGGAGAGTTTCTACGACTGCTGAAGGAACTTGATCCGGAAGAAGAAGAACTGTACCAGGAAGGTTATGAAGAGGTAGAGGAACTGATGGAGGAGCTCGAATAA
- a CDS encoding trehalase family glycosidase produces MLITKGLFILYFIPVILIILLLAWLIYRKQLQNLVRPLKYRAQFSGAPLYIAGSTSGSPMSEMGSHLGFKTVPESARAGCSALFATITSLGAGRLYDFAFRLYADGDKKYFKLSKPRKVHFNPYCIEEEAEDLHFRMRSRLFFIQHNLAIFESVWESDRETRVQPACYFIPTAGRDLENPYPHFNGFTFFKENGRGIHLSNYHRIPGQKLYIYFLPSEGGQAGKKELRGPKVRLLPGEIFKWSIIISFSADFSDLPKLRAERALDHLEKLIETAENRWRKFHSSITLPCESEKESARRTLELASWALNNSLYYPRGNMKRWGSVPSKVYFPFIWGWDTPQHVLGISEWNPGKAAEVLLTQLEGNSRARDKARFKLRVKGITIFSGSERSHIPSKVDDSLKGVLDLYSQPPLQSWAAVRVYERFSHAGEREKFLKMALPPLRENLHWWEENRKLKNGFFSYLNGLESGLDDSPRFYPPSFLPSFIIGLVPRFFSAVDLNCWLFQSYLNVAYLCRKAGLIDEAARYNEHSGELKKKITEGLWSSKQEAWLDRRNGTFIEVMTPAIWWPVFTGACNCLEKIRTVIEKHLLDPDKFWGEYGIPSVAFNDYNYNSRKDGYYWRGQIWMINNYAALEVLYRFGYTREASLLHERITRTLYNSAGLYETYNAETGAIGWSSRGPGDPAVMQFGMSSAWAIQILYCRYQHFCYIFPETRELTGYIQWATTFDHSPRLSPPSVESEPDEAVLQVDLPGGQGYDLPKLNFKSLDNKPLLLSSELSLRFDISAGRSNQDDEIVFIWMGQRYNVKPEMNYILRINGAGGELITI; encoded by the coding sequence ATGTTGATCACGAAAGGTTTGTTTATTCTGTACTTCATACCGGTTATTTTAATCATTTTATTACTGGCCTGGCTGATTTACAGAAAACAGCTGCAGAACCTGGTCAGGCCTTTAAAATACAGAGCTCAGTTTTCAGGAGCCCCTTTGTATATAGCTGGAAGTACCAGTGGTTCTCCCATGAGTGAGATGGGAAGCCATTTAGGTTTTAAAACGGTTCCTGAAAGCGCCAGGGCGGGATGCAGCGCTCTTTTTGCTACCATTACATCACTTGGAGCAGGCAGGCTGTATGACTTCGCTTTCAGACTTTATGCAGATGGTGATAAGAAATATTTTAAGTTATCCAAACCGCGAAAAGTACATTTTAATCCATACTGCATTGAAGAAGAAGCAGAAGACCTTCATTTCCGCATGCGCAGCAGGTTGTTTTTTATTCAGCATAATCTTGCTATTTTTGAATCTGTGTGGGAATCTGACAGAGAAACGAGAGTCCAGCCGGCCTGTTATTTTATACCAACTGCCGGGCGGGATCTGGAAAATCCTTATCCGCATTTTAACGGGTTCACTTTTTTCAAGGAAAACGGGAGAGGTATTCACCTTTCCAATTATCATCGGATTCCCGGTCAGAAGCTTTATATTTATTTCCTGCCTTCGGAGGGAGGACAGGCTGGAAAGAAAGAACTGCGTGGGCCCAAGGTAAGATTGCTCCCCGGAGAGATTTTTAAATGGTCGATTATAATCTCATTTTCAGCAGATTTTTCTGATTTACCGAAACTAAGGGCAGAGAGAGCACTTGATCATCTGGAGAAATTGATAGAAACTGCAGAAAACCGCTGGAGAAAATTTCACAGCAGTATTACTCTTCCCTGTGAATCGGAAAAGGAATCGGCGAGAAGGACTCTTGAACTTGCTTCCTGGGCCTTAAACAATAGTTTGTACTACCCGCGAGGTAATATGAAACGTTGGGGTTCAGTACCATCAAAAGTTTACTTCCCATTTATATGGGGTTGGGATACTCCGCAGCATGTTCTCGGAATAAGCGAATGGAACCCCGGGAAAGCTGCTGAAGTGCTGCTCACCCAGCTCGAAGGCAACAGCCGGGCCAGGGATAAAGCCCGGTTTAAACTGAGGGTTAAAGGGATAACAATTTTTTCAGGTTCCGAGCGCAGCCATATCCCCAGTAAAGTTGATGATTCTTTAAAAGGGGTGCTTGATCTGTATTCTCAGCCACCCCTGCAATCCTGGGCAGCTGTCAGGGTTTATGAACGATTCAGCCATGCCGGGGAAAGAGAAAAATTCCTGAAAATGGCACTACCTCCCTTACGCGAGAATTTGCACTGGTGGGAAGAAAATCGAAAACTGAAAAATGGTTTCTTTTCTTATCTGAACGGTCTTGAATCAGGGCTTGATGACAGCCCCCGTTTCTACCCACCCAGTTTTCTTCCCAGTTTTATTATCGGACTGGTTCCGCGTTTTTTCAGTGCGGTTGATTTAAACTGCTGGCTGTTCCAATCTTATCTTAATGTGGCTTACCTCTGCAGGAAAGCCGGATTGATAGATGAAGCAGCAAGATATAATGAACATAGCGGCGAACTGAAGAAGAAAATAACCGAGGGGTTATGGTCTTCGAAGCAGGAAGCCTGGTTGGACAGACGTAACGGAACATTTATCGAGGTGATGACTCCGGCAATATGGTGGCCGGTTTTTACAGGAGCCTGTAATTGCCTGGAGAAAATCCGGACGGTTATAGAAAAACACTTATTGGATCCTGATAAATTCTGGGGTGAATATGGCATTCCAAGTGTTGCTTTCAATGACTATAACTATAACAGCAGGAAGGATGGTTATTACTGGCGAGGACAGATCTGGATGATAAACAACTACGCTGCTCTGGAGGTTTTGTACCGCTTCGGTTACACGAGAGAAGCTTCGCTGCTGCATGAAAGGATTACCCGCACATTATACAATTCTGCAGGGTTGTATGAAACCTATAATGCAGAAACCGGGGCCATAGGTTGGAGTTCACGCGGGCCGGGGGACCCGGCTGTAATGCAGTTCGGTATGTCTTCAGCATGGGCAATACAGATTCTTTACTGTCGTTATCAGCATTTTTGTTATATCTTCCCTGAAACAAGGGAGCTGACAGGATATATTCAGTGGGCGACAACATTTGATCATTCCCCTCGACTGTCTCCACCCAGCGTGGAATCAGAGCCAGATGAAGCCGTACTGCAGGTTGATTTGCCCGGAGGGCAGGGCTATGATCTTCCCAAATTGAACTTTAAAAGCCTTGACAACAAACCGCTCTTATTGTCTTCCGAACTTAGCCTGAGATTTGATATTTCTGCCGGAAGAAGCAATCAAGATGATGAAATAGTTTTTATCTGGATGGGCCAGCGTTACAATGTAAAACCTGAAATGAATTATATTCTCAGAATCAACGGGGCTGGCGGTGAATTAATCACAATCTGA
- a CDS encoding dipeptidase produces MEYPIIDGHCDTVRLFDTDNYDFSKRNGEGHLDLPRLKEGNVKLQFFALYIEEEYKPVGSLKRCLTLLERYFETMESCPDDFITIYSAADLKNLFNSDKIGALLCIEGGEALEGEIAVLQSLFRLGIRAIGLTWNQQNQLATGVGSGIRGEGLTSFGKNVIVEMNRMGMLVDLAHINEDGFFEAVETSSKPVVVSHANARSLCNHPRNLSDEELKKLSENDGVIGVSFYPDFIDPKNPTFDRLLDHFVYIADIIGTEHLGIGSDFDGIDKVLHGLEDVTGLSGLITGLKRRGFTSEDIARITSKNFYRILSDVLP; encoded by the coding sequence ATGGAATACCCGATAATAGATGGCCATTGCGATACGGTCAGGTTATTTGATACAGATAATTATGATTTTTCGAAGAGAAACGGGGAGGGCCATCTCGATCTTCCCCGTTTAAAAGAAGGTAATGTTAAACTACAATTTTTCGCCCTCTATATCGAAGAAGAGTATAAGCCAGTCGGATCATTAAAGCGCTGCCTTACGCTTCTGGAGCGATATTTTGAAACCATGGAAAGCTGCCCTGATGATTTTATCACCATATACTCCGCTGCAGATTTAAAAAACCTTTTTAACAGCGATAAGATTGGAGCTCTACTCTGTATTGAAGGTGGTGAAGCGCTTGAAGGAGAAATTGCTGTCCTCCAAAGTCTATTCCGATTGGGCATCCGCGCCATTGGTCTGACCTGGAACCAACAAAATCAGCTGGCTACAGGTGTAGGCAGTGGAATAAGAGGTGAAGGTTTGACTAGCTTCGGGAAAAATGTGATCGTCGAAATGAACCGAATGGGCATGCTGGTTGACCTGGCCCATATTAACGAAGATGGTTTTTTTGAAGCAGTTGAAACCAGCAGCAAACCGGTTGTGGTATCCCACGCAAATGCCCGCTCTCTATGCAACCACCCACGAAATCTTTCAGATGAAGAGCTAAAAAAGCTGAGCGAAAACGACGGTGTTATCGGTGTATCATTTTACCCTGATTTTATCGATCCGAAGAATCCAACTTTTGACAGGCTGCTTGACCATTTTGTTTATATCGCTGATATTATCGGAACAGAGCACCTGGGTATCGGTTCAGATTTTGACGGCATCGATAAAGTACTTCATGGTCTGGAAGATGTTACTGGATTGTCCGGCTTGATAACCGGCCTCAAAAGAAGAGGGTTCACTTCGGAAGATATCGCCCGGATTACCTCTAAAAACTTCTACAGGATCCTCAGTGATGTACTACCCTAA